From the Synechococcus sp. HK01-R genome, one window contains:
- a CDS encoding Tfp pilus assembly protein FimT/FimU, with the protein MKRAIPPQAGFSLMEMLVVVALIGMLSGIALPSFLANWEDERLNAASKTTVAWLDDLRRQAIQHSSPCRATWDLEAVSLSASCDHDPDTIRRLNLRAEIRHSEALTVALVNDDAPTTWVFTPRGTSNTSAQALFTLADSNRDPGRCLRLIAPLGLLKTARRNAAGQCDYTTAY; encoded by the coding sequence ATGAAACGAGCGATCCCACCTCAGGCCGGCTTCTCACTCATGGAGATGCTCGTGGTGGTCGCCTTGATCGGCATGCTCAGCGGCATCGCCCTCCCCAGCTTCCTGGCCAACTGGGAAGACGAGCGCCTCAATGCCGCCAGCAAAACAACGGTGGCCTGGCTGGACGACCTGAGACGCCAGGCGATTCAACACAGCAGCCCCTGCCGCGCCACCTGGGATCTGGAGGCGGTGAGCCTCAGCGCAAGCTGCGATCACGACCCCGACACGATCCGCCGGCTCAACCTCAGGGCCGAAATCCGGCACAGCGAGGCGCTGACGGTGGCCCTGGTCAACGACGACGCTCCCACCACTTGGGTGTTCACACCGCGCGGCACCTCCAACACCTCGGCTCAGGCCCTCTTCACCCTCGCAGACAGCAACCGTGACCCCGGGCGCTGCCTGCGACTGATCGCTCCTCTGGGCCTGCTCAAAACAGCACGACGCAATGCAGCAGGACAATGCGACTACACCACCGCCTACTGA